A genomic stretch from Flavobacterium nitratireducens includes:
- a CDS encoding DUF4870 domain-containing protein translates to METKNDRTIAALTHLSALSQYIIPFGNFIFPIIIWSTKKDKSELIDQSGKQILNFQLSLFIYSLVLILIAIPVFSTVIFSSMDFTALLNDHEFFWDGINYGENIGLITIGILSIIVFVLIKIVEFFLIIIASINASNGEKYNYPLTINFIK, encoded by the coding sequence ATGGAAACCAAAAACGACAGAACCATAGCAGCCTTAACGCATTTAAGCGCGCTATCACAGTACATTATTCCTTTTGGAAATTTTATTTTTCCAATTATCATTTGGAGTACCAAAAAAGATAAATCGGAATTAATCGATCAAAGTGGAAAGCAAATTTTAAATTTCCAATTGAGTTTATTCATCTATTCGTTAGTGTTAATTCTTATTGCTATTCCTGTCTTTTCAACGGTTATTTTTAGTAGTATGGATTTTACAGCATTACTAAACGACCATGAATTCTTTTGGGATGGCATTAATTATGGCGAAAATATTGGATTAATCACCATTGGAATCTTAAGTATAATTGTATTTGTTCTGATTAAAATAGTCGAATTTTTTCTGATCATCATTGCATCAATTAATGCTTCAAACGGAGAAAAATACAATTATCCTTTAACGATCAACTTCATTAAGTAA
- a CDS encoding HYR domain-containing protein, translating to MKQNYLFLFLLLFSLVNSFGQVDGDFRSKTSGNWESISSWEIYSGSSWIDATTFPGQISGSYNITITTGNTISITSNMSTLSMGNINIIGTLNLNPSSSPNTINLLTNTLNINGGVLNFNTNKIRLNLPSSAIITLENGGNFSGSCTNNNEIFIGTKNYAACVGGGSNVYTFGEVAASGGNVNTEITNPLTSPISATDCTPINLAGGYSGTEINVSYKWIVRDPNGNLTILATGTLNDSLETSITSFTPSVIGQYLVSLEITSSASATNVETREFNVSDPINPTITAGGNQTANTDAGLCTALVVVADAVFADNCPGATIAYTLSGDTIKASTAGQVGTFTFNKGITTINYTVTDAVGNTITDSKTVTVSDNINPTVTPGANIAVNTDTGLCTASVVVADAVFADNCPGATIAYTLSGDTIKASTTGQVGTFTFNKGITTINYTVTDAVGNTITDSKTVTVTDNINPTVTPGANIAVNTDAGLCTASVVVADAVFADNCSGATIAYTLSGATIKASTAGQVETFTFNKGITTINYTVTDAVGNTITDSKTVTVSDNINPTVTPGANIAVNTDTGLCTASVVVADAVFADNCPGATIAYTLSGDTIKASTAGQVGTFTFNKGITTINYTVTDAVGNTITDSKTVTVSDNINPTVTPGANIAVNTDTGLCTASVVVADAVFADNCPGATIAYTLSGATIKASTAGQVGTFTFNKGITTINYTVTDAVGNTITDSKTVTVSDNINPTVTPGANIAVNTDTGLCTASVVVADAVFADNCPGATIAYTLSGATIKASTAGQVGTFTFNKGITTINYTVTDAIGNTITDSKTVTVSDNINPTVTPGANIAVNTDAGVCTASVVVADAVFADNCPGATIAYTLSGATIKASTAGQVGTFTFNKGITTINYTVTDAVGNTITGSKTVTVTDNINPTITPGANIAVNTDAGVCTASVVVADAVFADNCSGATISYSLSGATTKTSTAGQVGTFTFNKGITTINYTVTDAVGNTITGSKTVTVTDNINPTITPGANIAVNTDAGVCTASVVVADAVFADNCPGATIAYTLSGATIKASTAGQVGTFTFNKGITTINYTVTDAVGNTITDSKTVTVSDNINPTVTPGANIAVNTDAGVCTASVVVADAVFADNCPGSTIAYTLSGATIKASTAGQVETFTFNKGITTINYTVTDAVGNTTIGSKTITVTDNIKPTITAPPTVNVTTNSGCTATAVNIGSPITADNCSVASVTNNHPSTTYPLGNTTVIWTVTDTSGNTMTANQTVTVTDNIPPTIVCPVNITANTSSNGTGDCYTTVSITNPIASDNCNVSSVEAKVSGVIINTITYQFPIGNTTINWTVTDNSGLTASCNQTITVVDNENPSISCPGDQNVNFNANCQFVLQDYRSLATTSDNCDSNVTITQTPAPGTLISAATTTITLTAKDASNNTSTCTFKVTAIDNTPPTAVCKNYTAYLSSNGTVTISALNLDNGSSDNCGIPSMTVSPNSFNCSNVGPNNVTFTVSDNGGNSSSCNAIVTVVDNTPPTMICKNYVVVVDPITRVATIKASDVDNGSNDACGIASLSVFPSVFADSQTIYTTTTTLTAVDVNGNTNTCTATITVEPPKNLFTYLTGVIVNPIPDNPQPPSSLIEVTACPGGITVPKDIQFTLQAIGTYNLQASHVLNWEYSNDNGETWITIPNTTGLLTYTLIGLTSDTFVRLRITDADNPSIIKTSAEAYARFLPPDQPPIIVSHSALDICLGSSVTVNAESFYDQPEGQFGKGGKFNYAQPDGWRVDGRDGFFPASGNNNSEPTWKETNSNTNPNVTFSGINYDTSDNTKFAIAHAAEANRTTTLETPVFSTIGMTSSEAIMTFYTAYYFCNGGSGKIELSFDAGNTYPVTLNTMQNDIFIAGKTTGVKAYKGSSCTKQYLIADAFRYTSINLGPYAGLAGLRIKFTFNSGPSGGTCNNVTFPKHSSNNCTNNQTFNVGSAWAIDDVGFAFAQVDDELEWTDENGDVIARGTTATVTPQTPGIREYGVTTLVNGCRTDNTTGTSFVNINTSLAYAGEDYAPLTSNCGENSIKLNAYDNTKSAVTNYTKGAWKTNLYVVPDTASGDTDYPGTGITGTWTIVSATSSSCGSSATFSSATDPDALFTADPGTYKLRWTLSNGCYDELNITLIDCKSVDFDGNNDYVTFKDNYNLNNTFSIESWVKPNAVNGTRTVFSRKDKGNNTSGYDLSISDGQVRFNWYNASGGNSISTGTNVIGTDRWYHLASTFDGTTYKLYVDGIEIASKNGTAPATTTTTVEALLGAMHQSSNVPAQYFNGWIDEVKIWNKALGVEQIRQMMNQEIDASGTDVGGVVIPLRISGSDNDNNSLEDSPLLWSDLLGYYRMTNNCGNLVAFKGVSGRLHNINSSQQQTAPIPYTSRVSNQTWNTDTTWTNYDVWDVPNSLGINNQPINWNIVKINHKVTSNTQDLTLLGLVVMSNELIITNSGIQNETNPGHGLWITHYLKLDGKIDLVGESQLVQKRYAPTQFSESIFEENSTGFIEVDQEGKQNSFNYNYWSSPVSNRGAANNSSYSMTGILRDGTDSANPKNITFGDSAYFADGPLTSPIKISNRWIWTYSSLTPASNSNWDNYYQWQYKSSTGLIAVADGFSMKGSGGTAPINDTQNYVFTGKPNSGTINKYIALLRTYLIGNPYPSALDADEFIKDNLKDCNGCRGIANTFGGALYFWDHFGLSNNHILAQYEGGYATYTLTGGVAAIANDPLNVNNGATGSKIPQRYIPVGQAFFINATGSTTTGGSFSFKNSQRAFVRESSGNSIFMKNTNDKNSFAAKETIDKRMKIRLGFDSPIGYHRQILLGTDPNTTTKFDFGYDALMIEVKDNDMYWELENNPFIIQGIPNFDIEQIIPFGLKITDEGKATIKIDALENIPADFAIYVYDNISRIYHDLRKANFEIALAPGEYKNRFSIQFVNKSYSINETKIDNGIICYYTNETKLLNIRNYFFDVNIKSVSLFNILKQKIGNWKIDDQTQNLIQIPIDNVSSAVYLVLIQTDKGEMSQKIIIK from the coding sequence ATGAAACAAAACTACTTATTCTTATTTCTTTTATTGTTTAGCTTAGTAAATTCTTTTGGCCAAGTTGATGGTGATTTTAGATCAAAAACTTCTGGCAATTGGGAATCAATTTCATCTTGGGAAATATATTCAGGCAGTTCATGGATTGATGCTACAACATTTCCGGGTCAAATCTCAGGGAGTTATAATATTACAATTACAACTGGAAATACAATTTCAATAACATCGAATATGTCGACCCTTTCAATGGGTAATATAAATATTATTGGAACTTTAAATTTAAATCCTTCATCTTCGCCTAACACCATAAACCTATTAACGAACACTTTAAATATTAATGGAGGAGTATTGAATTTTAATACTAATAAAATTAGATTAAACTTACCTTCATCAGCTATAATAACTTTAGAAAACGGTGGTAACTTTAGTGGTAGTTGTACTAATAATAATGAAATATTTATTGGAACTAAAAATTATGCTGCATGTGTTGGCGGAGGTTCAAATGTATATACTTTTGGAGAAGTAGCTGCATCAGGTGGAAATGTAAATACCGAAATAACTAACCCACTTACAAGTCCAATATCTGCCACAGATTGCACACCAATTAATTTAGCAGGTGGATATTCTGGAACAGAAATCAATGTTAGCTACAAATGGATAGTAAGAGATCCAAATGGAAACCTTACTATTTTAGCTACTGGAACTTTAAACGATAGTTTAGAAACAAGCATAACCAGTTTCACACCATCAGTAATTGGTCAATATCTTGTTTCACTCGAAATTACTTCTTCAGCATCAGCCACAAATGTTGAAACCCGAGAATTTAATGTTTCTGATCCTATTAATCCAACTATAACAGCTGGAGGAAATCAAACCGCTAATACTGATGCAGGACTTTGTACCGCTTTGGTTGTAGTAGCTGATGCAGTCTTCGCTGATAACTGCCCAGGGGCAACTATTGCTTATACTCTTAGCGGTGATACAATTAAGGCTTCTACTGCTGGTCAGGTGGGAACTTTTACTTTTAACAAAGGGATAACTACCATCAACTATACGGTAACCGACGCTGTTGGGAATACTATAACTGACTCAAAAACAGTAACAGTTAGCGATAATATCAATCCAACTGTAACTCCGGGAGCTAATATTGCTGTGAATACTGATACTGGCCTTTGTACCGCTTCGGTTGTGGTAGCTGATGCAGTCTTCGCTGATAACTGCCCAGGGGCAACTATTGCTTATACTCTTAGCGGTGATACAATTAAGGCTTCTACTACTGGTCAGGTGGGAACTTTTACTTTTAACAAAGGGATAACTACCATCAACTATACGGTAACCGACGCTGTTGGGAATACTATAACTGACTCAAAAACAGTAACAGTTACCGATAATATCAATCCAACTGTAACTCCGGGAGCTAATATTGCTGTGAATACTGATGCTGGTCTTTGTACCGCTTCGGTTGTGGTAGCTGATGCAGTCTTCGCTGATAACTGCTCGGGTGCAACTATTGCTTATACTCTTAGCGGTGCTACAATTAAGGCTTCTACTGCTGGTCAGGTGGAAACTTTTACTTTTAACAAAGGGATAACTACCATCAACTATACAGTAACCGATGCTGTTGGGAATACTATAACTGACTCAAAAACAGTAACAGTTAGCGATAATATCAATCCAACTGTAACTCCGGGAGCTAATATTGCTGTGAATACTGATACTGGTCTTTGTACCGCTTCGGTTGTGGTAGCTGATGCAGTCTTCGCTGATAACTGCCCAGGGGCAACTATTGCTTATACTCTTAGCGGTGATACAATTAAGGCTTCTACTGCTGGTCAGGTGGGAACTTTTACTTTTAACAAAGGGATAACTACCATCAACTATACGGTAACCGACGCTGTTGGGAATACTATAACTGACTCAAAAACAGTAACAGTTAGCGATAATATCAATCCAACCGTAACTCCGGGAGCTAATATTGCTGTGAATACTGATACTGGTCTTTGTACCGCTTCGGTTGTGGTAGCTGATGCAGTCTTCGCTGATAACTGCCCAGGGGCAACTATTGCTTATACTCTTAGCGGTGCTACAATTAAGGCTTCTACTGCTGGTCAGGTGGGAACTTTTACTTTTAACAAAGGGATAACTACCATCAACTATACGGTAACCGACGCTGTTGGGAATACTATAACTGACTCAAAAACAGTAACAGTTAGCGATAATATCAATCCAACTGTAACTCCGGGAGCTAATATTGCTGTGAATACTGATACTGGTCTTTGTACCGCTTCGGTTGTGGTAGCTGATGCAGTCTTCGCTGATAACTGCCCAGGGGCAACTATTGCTTATACTCTTAGCGGTGCTACAATTAAGGCTTCTACTGCTGGTCAGGTGGGAACTTTTACTTTTAACAAAGGGATAACTACCATCAACTATACGGTAACCGACGCTATTGGGAATACTATAACTGACTCAAAAACAGTAACAGTTAGCGATAATATCAATCCAACTGTAACTCCGGGAGCTAATATTGCTGTGAATACTGATGCAGGAGTTTGTACGGCTTCGGTTGTGGTAGCTGATGCAGTCTTCGCTGATAACTGCCCAGGGGCAACTATTGCTTATACCCTTAGCGGTGCTACAATTAAAGCTTCTACTGCTGGTCAGGTGGGAACTTTTACTTTTAACAAAGGGATAACTACCATCAACTATACGGTAACTGATGCTGTTGGAAATACTATCACTGGCTCAAAAACAGTAACGGTAACGGATAATATCAATCCAACCATAACTCCGGGAGCTAATATTGCTGTGAATACTGATGCAGGAGTTTGTACCGCTTCGGTTGTGGTAGCTGATGCAGTATTTGCTGATAACTGCTCGGGGGCAACTATTTCTTATTCCCTTAGTGGAGCGACAACTAAAACATCTACTGCTGGTCAGGTGGGAACTTTTACTTTTAACAAAGGGATAACTACCATCAACTATACAGTAACCGATGCTGTTGGAAATACTATCACTGGCTCAAAAACAGTAACGGTAACGGATAATATCAATCCAACCATAACTCCGGGAGCTAATATTGCTGTGAATACTGATGCAGGAGTTTGTACAGCTTCGGTTGTGGTAGCTGATGCAGTCTTCGCTGATAACTGCCCAGGGGCAACTATTGCTTATACTCTTAGCGGTGCTACAATTAAGGCTTCTACTGCTGGTCAGGTGGGAACTTTTACTTTTAACAAAGGGATAACTACCATCAACTATACGGTAACCGACGCTGTTGGGAATACTATAACTGACTCAAAAACAGTAACAGTTAGCGATAATATCAATCCAACTGTAACTCCGGGAGCTAATATTGCTGTGAATACTGATGCAGGAGTTTGTACCGCTTCGGTTGTGGTAGCTGATGCAGTCTTCGCTGATAATTGTCCGGGATCAACTATTGCTTATACTCTTAGCGGTGCTACAATTAAAGCTTCTACTGCTGGTCAGGTGGAAACTTTTACTTTTAACAAAGGGATAACTACCATCAACTATACGGTAACCGATGCTGTTGGAAATACAACAATAGGTTCAAAAACAATCACTGTAACCGATAACATCAAACCTACAATAACAGCCCCACCAACAGTTAATGTTACAACTAATTCTGGTTGTACTGCAACTGCTGTAAATATAGGCAGTCCTATAACTGCTGATAATTGTTCGGTTGCATCGGTAACAAATAATCATCCATCTACTACTTATCCATTAGGCAATACAACTGTTATCTGGACAGTAACTGATACATCTGGGAACACTATGACTGCAAATCAAACGGTTACAGTCACGGATAACATTCCTCCAACGATTGTTTGTCCAGTAAATATAACTGCCAACACTAGTTCAAATGGAACCGGTGATTGCTATACAACAGTAAGTATAACAAATCCAATTGCAAGTGATAATTGTAATGTTTCATCAGTAGAGGCAAAAGTATCAGGAGTAATCATTAATACGATAACCTACCAATTTCCAATTGGTAATACTACTATTAACTGGACTGTAACTGACAATTCAGGATTAACCGCTTCTTGTAATCAAACAATCACGGTAGTTGATAATGAAAATCCTTCTATTAGTTGTCCTGGAGACCAAAATGTTAACTTTAACGCCAATTGTCAATTTGTTTTACAAGATTATAGATCCTTGGCTACAACTTCGGACAACTGTGACAGTAATGTAACCATCACGCAAACTCCAGCACCAGGAACTTTAATTTCGGCAGCTACAACCACTATCACATTAACTGCTAAAGATGCTTCTAACAATACGAGTACTTGTACTTTTAAAGTTACAGCAATAGATAATACTCCACCTACAGCCGTTTGCAAAAACTATACTGCTTATTTAAGTTCAAATGGTACAGTAACCATCTCTGCTTTAAATTTAGATAATGGTTCATCAGATAATTGTGGAATTCCCAGTATGACCGTTTCACCCAATTCATTTAACTGTAGTAATGTTGGTCCTAACAATGTGACTTTTACTGTATCTGATAATGGTGGAAATAGTAGCAGTTGTAACGCAATAGTTACCGTTGTTGACAACACTCCACCAACAATGATTTGCAAAAATTATGTTGTTGTAGTGGATCCAATTACTAGGGTTGCAACTATCAAAGCATCGGATGTTGACAATGGTTCTAACGATGCCTGTGGAATAGCTAGCCTAAGTGTATTCCCTAGTGTGTTTGCCGATTCTCAAACTATTTACACAACAACTACAACATTAACAGCCGTTGATGTTAACGGAAATACAAACACTTGTACAGCGACAATAACTGTTGAACCACCAAAAAATTTATTTACCTATTTAACAGGTGTAATTGTAAATCCAATTCCTGATAATCCCCAACCTCCAAGTTCCTTAATTGAAGTTACAGCTTGTCCTGGCGGAATAACCGTTCCAAAAGACATTCAATTTACATTACAAGCAATTGGAACCTATAATTTACAAGCCTCACATGTATTAAATTGGGAATATTCAAATGACAATGGTGAAACATGGATCACAATACCAAATACTACTGGATTACTAACTTACACATTAATCGGATTAACAAGTGATACCTTTGTTAGATTGCGAATAACTGATGCAGATAATCCTTCAATTATAAAAACTTCAGCAGAAGCTTATGCCCGATTTTTACCTCCAGATCAACCCCCTATTATCGTTAGCCATTCCGCTTTAGATATTTGTTTAGGTAGTTCTGTAACTGTAAACGCTGAAAGTTTTTATGATCAACCCGAAGGACAATTCGGAAAAGGGGGTAAATTCAACTATGCCCAACCTGATGGATGGCGTGTTGATGGAAGAGATGGTTTTTTCCCAGCCAGTGGTAATAATAATTCAGAACCTACTTGGAAAGAAACGAACTCCAATACAAATCCAAATGTAACCTTTAGCGGAATTAACTACGACACATCAGACAATACAAAATTTGCCATTGCGCATGCTGCCGAAGCTAACAGAACTACGACATTAGAAACACCTGTATTCAGTACCATCGGAATGACTTCCAGCGAAGCCATAATGACATTTTATACTGCTTACTATTTCTGTAATGGGGGGTCAGGTAAAATAGAATTATCATTTGATGCAGGAAACACCTATCCGGTAACATTGAATACCATGCAAAATGACATTTTTATTGCTGGCAAAACCACTGGTGTAAAAGCATATAAAGGATCCAGCTGTACTAAACAATATTTGATAGCCGATGCATTTAGATATACCTCAATCAATTTAGGACCATATGCAGGGCTGGCTGGTTTACGCATCAAATTCACTTTCAATTCAGGTCCAAGTGGAGGAACTTGTAATAATGTAACTTTTCCAAAACATTCATCTAATAATTGCACTAATAATCAAACTTTTAACGTAGGAAGCGCATGGGCAATAGACGATGTTGGTTTCGCATTTGCTCAGGTTGATGATGAATTAGAATGGACAGATGAAAATGGTGATGTAATTGCAAGAGGAACAACTGCCACTGTAACACCTCAAACTCCTGGTATTCGAGAATATGGAGTTACAACCTTAGTAAATGGATGTAGAACAGACAATACTACCGGTACAAGTTTTGTAAATATTAATACTAGCTTAGCTTATGCTGGAGAAGATTATGCTCCCCTTACCAGTAATTGCGGAGAAAACAGTATAAAATTAAATGCTTATGACAATACAAAATCGGCTGTAACCAATTATACTAAAGGAGCTTGGAAAACTAATCTTTATGTTGTACCAGACACTGCTTCCGGAGATACTGATTACCCAGGAACTGGAATTACTGGAACTTGGACTATTGTTAGCGCCACATCTTCTTCATGTGGAAGCTCTGCAACTTTCTCTAGCGCAACTGATCCTGACGCGCTTTTTACTGCCGACCCAGGAACTTACAAATTAAGATGGACACTCTCAAATGGATGTTATGACGAATTAAACATTACTCTTATTGATTGTAAATCGGTTGATTTTGATGGAAATAATGATTATGTCACTTTCAAAGACAATTACAACCTAAACAATACATTTAGCATTGAAAGCTGGGTGAAGCCTAATGCTGTCAATGGAACCCGCACTGTTTTTTCCCGAAAAGATAAAGGAAACAACACTAGCGGTTATGATTTAAGTATCAGTGATGGACAAGTCCGATTTAATTGGTACAACGCCTCTGGAGGTAATTCTATTTCCACCGGTACTAATGTTATTGGAACAGACAGATGGTATCATTTAGCCTCCACTTTTGATGGAACAACCTATAAACTTTATGTTGACGGTATAGAAATAGCTTCGAAAAATGGTACTGCTCCTGCTACGACTACAACTACTGTAGAAGCGCTTTTAGGTGCTATGCATCAATCTTCAAATGTCCCTGCCCAATATTTTAACGGTTGGATTGACGAGGTTAAAATTTGGAATAAAGCTTTAGGCGTTGAACAAATCAGACAAATGATGAATCAGGAAATTGATGCTTCTGGTACCGATGTGGGTGGAGTCGTTATTCCATTAAGAATCTCAGGTTCGGATAATGATAATAACAGTCTTGAAGACAGTCCTTTATTATGGAGCGATCTTTTAGGCTATTATCGAATGACAAATAATTGTGGAAATTTAGTTGCCTTTAAAGGTGTAAGCGGAAGATTGCACAATATTAATTCTAGTCAACAACAAACCGCACCGATTCCCTATACGTCTAGAGTTTCTAATCAAACATGGAATACAGATACTACTTGGACCAATTACGATGTTTGGGATGTTCCTAATAGCCTAGGAATAAATAATCAACCTATCAATTGGAATATTGTAAAAATTAATCACAAAGTAACTTCTAATACTCAGGATTTAACTTTACTTGGGCTAGTAGTAATGTCAAACGAATTGATTATTACCAATTCAGGAATACAAAACGAGACAAATCCAGGACATGGACTTTGGATCACTCACTATCTAAAATTAGATGGAAAAATTGATTTGGTAGGTGAATCACAATTGGTTCAAAAAAGATATGCTCCAACTCAATTTAGCGAAAGTATTTTTGAAGAAAACAGTACTGGATTTATTGAAGTAGACCAAGAAGGAAAACAAAACAGTTTCAATTACAACTATTGGTCTTCGCCAGTTAGTAATAGAGGTGCAGCCAATAATTCATCCTATTCAATGACTGGTATTTTAAGAGATGGAACAGACAGTGCTAACCCAAAAAATATCACCTTTGGTGATAGTGCTTATTTTGCAGATGGGCCTTTGACAAGTCCTATTAAAATCAGCAACAGATGGATATGGACTTATAGTTCACTCACCCCTGCTTCTAATTCAAATTGGGATAATTACTACCAATGGCAATATAAATCAAGCACAGGACTTATAGCTGTTGCCGATGGTTTCTCTATGAAAGGAAGCGGAGGTACTGCCCCTATCAATGATACACAAAATTATGTTTTTACTGGTAAACCTAATTCAGGAACTATCAATAAATACATCGCTTTATTACGAACCTATCTAATAGGTAATCCCTACCCAAGTGCATTGGATGCCGATGAATTTATAAAAGACAATCTAAAAGATTGTAACGGTTGTCGAGGAATCGCTAATACATTTGGAGGTGCCCTGTATTTTTGGGATCATTTTGGCTTATCAAATAACCATATTTTGGCTCAGTATGAAGGAGGCTATGCAACCTATACCCTAACGGGTGGTGTTGCTGCGATAGCCAATGACCCCCTAAACGTAAATAACGGCGCAACAGGTTCAAAAATACCTCAACGCTATATTCCAGTTGGACAAGCCTTTTTTATAAATGCTACTGGTAGCACTACTACTGGTGGTTCATTTAGCTTTAAAAATAGTCAACGTGCCTTTGTAAGGGAGAGTTCTGGAAATTCTATTTTTATGAAAAACACTAATGATAAAAATTCATTTGCTGCCAAAGAAACTATAGATAAACGAATGAAAATTAGATTAGGTTTTGACTCTCCAATTGGATATCATAGACAAATTTTACTAGGAACCGATCCAAATACAACTACTAAATTTGATTTTGGATACGATGCCCTAATGATTGAAGTGAAAGACAATGATATGTATTGGGAATTAGAAAACAATCCGTTTATTATTCAGGGTATTCCAAACTTTGATATTGAGCAAATAATTCCTTTTGGCTTAAAAATTACCGATGAAGGAAAAGCTACAATTAAAATTGATGCTCTAGAAAATATTCCAGCAGACTTTGCTATTTATGTTTACGACAATATTTCAAGAATATATCATGATTTAAGAAAAGCCAATTTTGAAATCGCATTGGCACCAGGAGAATACAAAAACAGATTCTCAATACAGTTTGTAAACAAATCATATAGTATCAACGAAACCAAAATTGACAATGGAATAATTTGCTATTATACAAATGAAACTAAACTCTTAAATATTAGAAATTATTTCTTTGATGTAAACATCAAATCGGTTTCATTATTCAATATTCTTAAACAAAAAATAGGCAATTGGAAAATAGACGATCAAACCCAAAATTTAATTCAAATTCCAATTGACAATGTTAGTTCTGCCGTATATCTCGTTTTAATCCAAACGGATAAAGGAGAAATGAGCCAAAAAATAATTATAAAATAA
- a CDS encoding DUF4442 domain-containing protein yields the protein MKLTTANFNRFLLFKLPSAFICGVRVKEITFNRCIVSVKHRWINQNPFNSMYFAVQAMAAELTTGALVMLHIQESAKNIGMLVLSNTSVFTKKATGRITFVCENGNEIQSAIENTIETGQSQTFWLKSVGTNEKGEQVSEMTFEWTIKLK from the coding sequence ATGAAACTTACAACCGCTAATTTTAACCGATTTTTATTGTTTAAATTACCTTCGGCCTTTATTTGTGGTGTGAGGGTAAAAGAAATTACATTTAATCGATGTATAGTAAGTGTTAAACACCGATGGATTAATCAAAATCCATTTAATTCGATGTATTTTGCAGTACAGGCCATGGCAGCCGAATTAACTACAGGAGCCCTAGTAATGTTGCACATTCAGGAGAGTGCTAAAAATATTGGAATGTTAGTACTAAGTAATACTAGTGTATTTACTAAGAAAGCAACTGGACGAATTACTTTTGTATGCGAGAATGGAAACGAAATCCAATCAGCTATTGAAAATACTATTGAAACAGGACAAAGTCAAACTTTTTGGTTAAAATCTGTAGGGACAAATGAAAAAGGGGAGCAGGTTTCCGAAATGACTTTTGAATGGACTATTAAATTAAAATAA
- a CDS encoding PadR family transcriptional regulator, translated as MNIENTKAQMRKGVLEFCILSVLKKQDAYTSEILETLKNAKLLVVEGTIYPLLTRLKNDGLLNYRWEESTSGPPRKYYGLTQDGHTFLEELNGTWTELSNAVNLITNQTTES; from the coding sequence ATGAACATTGAAAACACAAAAGCCCAGATGCGTAAAGGTGTTCTCGAGTTTTGCATCTTATCTGTCTTAAAAAAACAAGATGCCTATACCTCCGAAATATTAGAAACATTAAAAAACGCAAAATTATTAGTGGTCGAAGGAACAATATATCCTTTATTAACACGATTAAAAAACGATGGATTACTCAACTATCGATGGGAAGAAAGCACTTCCGGACCACCCAGAAAATACTATGGCCTCACTCAGGATGGACATACTTTTTTAGAAGAACTAAATGGTACTTGGACTGAATTATCCAATGCCGTAAATCTAATCACAAACCAAACAACAGAGTCATGA